The genome window GAAACCCCCATGAaacgccccccccaccccccactcccccccccctcaAGACGACCCTCCAAAAcccgcccccacccccaaagaccctccaaaccaacccccccccaagccaaagaaccccccccaagaccccccaaaccgccccccaatccaaacaaccccccaaaacccaacacccccccaAAAGACCCTCCAAACCAAACCCCCCAATCCAAAGAACCCCCCCCCacaagacccccccaaaacccaagaaCCCCCCCCCAAGATGACCCTCCAAAACCCCCCCGAGaccctccaaacccccccaaaacccaagaaCCCCCCCCGAGACCCTCTAAACCCCCCAACCCAAAGAACCACCCCAAGACCCCTCCAAAACCCCCCCAAGACCCTccaagccccccccaaacccaaagaaccccccccaaaacccaagaaccccccccaaaaggcCCGAGAAGACCCTCCaaacccccccgagacccccccaaaccccaagaaccccccccaagacccgAGAAGACCCTCCAAAACCCCCCCCGAgaccctccaaaccccccccaacccaaagaaccccccccaagaccacccccaaaacccaagaaccccccccaagacccctccaaACCCTCCCCGAGACCCTCTAAACCCCCCAACCCAAagaacccccccaagacccccccaaaacccaagaccccccccaagacccctccaaaacccccccaaaagaccctccaagcccccccaaacccaaagaaccccccccaagacccaaGAACCCCCTCCGAGACCCAAGATGACCCTCCAaaaccccccccaagacccaaGAAAACTCTAcgaaccccccccaagaccccccaaaccccaaaacaacccccccaaaccccaagatGACCCTCCAAAACCCCCCTGAGATGCCACGAAAGCCCCCCAAGACCTGCCAAAACCCCCCCGAGACCCAAGAAAACTCCACGAAACCCCTCCaagacccccccaacccccaaaaaacccccccaaacctcaAGATGACCCTCCAAAACCCCCCTGAGATGCCACGAAAGCCCCCCAGGACCTGCCAAAACCCCCCCGAGACCCAAGAAAACTCCACAAAatcccccccaagaccccccccgaccccaagaAACCCCCCCGAGACCCAAGAAGACCCTCCAAAACCCCCCTGAGATGCCACGAAAGCCCCCCAGGACCTGCCaaaaccccccgggaccccagaaaactccacaaaatcccccccaagaccccccccgaccccaagaAACCCCCCCGAGACCCAAGAAGACCCTCCAAAACCCCCCTGAGATGCCACGAAAGCCCCCCAGGACCTGCCAAAACCCCCCCGAGACCCAAGAAAACTCCACAAAatcccccccaagaccccccccgaccccaagaAACCCCCCCGAGACCCAAGAAGACCCTCCAAAACCCCCCTGAGATGCCACGAAAGCCCCCCAGGACCTGCCAAAACCCCCCTGAGACCCAAGAAAACTCCACAAAatcccccccaagaccccccccgaccccaagaAACCCCCCCGAGACCCAAGAAGACCCTCCAAAACCCCCCTGAGATGCCACGAAAGCCCCCCAGGACCTGCCAAAACCCCCCCGAGACCCAAGAAAACTCcacaaaatcccccccaaaaacccccccgaccccaacccccccccccaaagaccccccccccaaggtaCCTTCTTGGCGTAGTCCGTCATCTTCTTGGGGGTGGTGAAGAAGAGGACGCGGGTGGCCTCGGCGAAGAGGATCTTCTCGTAGGCTTTCTCGATGCAGCCGGCGATTTCAtccctggggttttgggggggggggggggggggacggacacacacatTGAGGTGGGGGGGTGACGCAGGGacattttgaggggggggggacgacacacacgcCACCTCACCGGATGGTGTCCAGCAGGATGTCGATGAAGAAGGTGTAACTCTCCGCCGGGATGTTGCCTTTGGCCAAGAAGACTTTGTTGTAGCTGCCCTCCATCAAATACTGCCGGGGaaaaaggccgggggggggggtcacacgttgaattccccccccccccccctcaaaaagcCCCCTAacaccccccacacccacccccccagagCAAAAAACCCCACGGCACCCCAACAAGAGCCAAGAAAAGCCCAAGAAACGCCCGCCAAGACCCACCAAAACCCCTCCGAGACCCAACAAAACTCCACAACATCCCCCCCCACagacccaaaaaaaacccaaacagcccccccccgtgacccaaaaaaaaaaacaaaccccaaaaggcCCCCCCaagagccaaaaaaaaccccaaaaggcccccccaagagcaaaaaaaaaaaaccccaaaaggccCCCCCGAGACCTCACGAAACTGCCCCGAGACGACCACCCAAGATGACCCCCCCAAGACCCAAGCAACCACCCCAAGAaaccgccccccaacccccccaaccctAAAAACCCCTCCCAAGGCCCAAGATGACCCCGGAAAACCCACCAAGACCTCATGAAACCCCCCCAAGACCTAAGatgaccccccaaaacccaccaagACCTCCCGAAAGCCCCCCAAGACCCACGAAaaccccccaagacccccccccaaccccaaggaaccccccccaagaccccaaaaaaatccccaaaacactCCCAAGACCCACCCCAAGCCCAAGGAACCCCGTCAAGACCACCAAGACCTCATGAAAGCTCCACCAAGACCCCCCAAGACCCAAGAAGACCCCCTGAAACCCCCCCAAGACTATccccaaccccaaggaaccccccccaagacccccaaaAAAACTCCCGAAACCCCCCCAAGACCCAAGAagatgccccaaaacccccccaagaccccccaaaccccaaggAACCCCCTAAGACCCACCAAGACCTCCCGAAATCCCCCCAAGACCCAAGAAGACCCCCCGAAATatccccaagaccccccccccaaccccaaggaaccccctgaaacacccccaagacacccccaaccccaaggaaccccctGAAACACCCTCAAGACACCCCCAACCCCAAGGAAGCCCCTAAGACCCACCAAGACCTCATGAAAGCTCCACCAAGACCTCCCGAAACCCCCCCAAGGCCCAAGatgaccccccaaaacccccccaagaCCCAAGAAGACCCCCCGAAATatccccaagaccccccccaaccccaaggaaccccctgaaacacccccaagacacccccaaccccaaggaaccccccccaagaccaccAAGACCCCATGAAAGGTCCACCAAGACCTCCCGAACCCCCCCCAAGGCCCAAGTAGACCCCCCGAAACACCCCGAagacccccaaaaaaaaccccaaacacccccaagccccccccaaccccaaggaacccccctAAGACCCACCAAGACCTCGTGAAAGCTCCACCAAGACCTCCCGAAACCCCCCCAAGACCCAAGACgaccccccgaaacccccccaagACCCAAGAAGACCCCCCAAAACATCCCGaagaccccaaaaaaaccaccaaaacacccccaagccccccccaaccccaaggaaccccACCAAGACCTCACGAAAGCTCCACCAAGACCCAAGAAAACGCCCTGAaagccccccaagacccctcccaaccccaaggaaccccccccaagaccaccAAGACCCCATGAAAGCTCCACCAAGACCTCCCGAAACCCCCCCCAAGGCTCAAGAAGACCCCCCGAAACACCCCGaagaccccccaaaaaaaccccaaacacccccaagcccccccaaccccaaggaaccccccccaagaccaccCGAAATCCCCCCAAGGCCCAAGAAGACCCCCCGAAacacccccaaacaccccccaaaaaaaccccaagctccccccaaccccaaggaaccccccccaagaccaccCGAAATCCCCCCAAGGCCCAAGAAGACCCCCCGAAACACCCCgaagacccccccaaaaaaccccaaacacccccaagctccccccaaccccaaggaaccccACCAAGACCTCATGAAAGCTCCACCAAGACCCAAGAAAACGCCCTGAaagccccccaagacccctcccaaccccaaggaaccccccccaagaccaccAAGACCCCATGAAAGCTCCAGCAAGACCTCCCGAAACCCCCCCCAAGGCCCAAGAGGACCCCCCGAAACACCCCGAAGAtgcccaaaaaacccccaagctccccccaaccccaaggaATCCCCCCCAAGACCACCCGAAATCCCCCCAAGGCCCAAGAAGACCCCCCGAAACACCCCGAAGACCCCCCAAAAgaaccccaaacaccccccaagcccccccaaccccaaggaaccccccccaagaccaccCAAAATCCCCCCAAGGCCCAAGAAGACCCCCTGAAACCCCCCCAAGACCATccccaaccccaaggaaccccACCAAGACCTCACGAAAGCTCCACCAAGACCCAAGAAAATGCCCTGAaagccccccaagacccctcccaaccccaaggaaccccccccaagaccaccAAGACCTCCCAAAACCCCCCAAGAAGACCCCCCGAaacaccccaaagacccccaaaaaaccccccaaacgcccccaagctcccccccaaccccaaggaacccccccaagaCCTCATGAAAGCTCCACCAAGACCCAAGAAAACGCCCTGAaagccccccaagacccctcccaaACCCCAAGGAACCCCCACCAAGACCACCAAGACCCCATGAAAGCTCCACCAAGACCTCCCGAAACCCCCCCCAAGGCCCAAGAAGACCCCCCGAAACACCCCGaagaccccccaaaaaaaccccaaacacccccaagccccccccaaccccaaggaaccccccccaagaccaccCGAAATCCCCCCAAGGCCCAAGAAGACCCCCCGAaacaccccaaagaccccccaaaaacccccaagctccccccaaccccaaggaaccccccccaagacctCATGAAAGCTCCACCAAGACCCAAGAAAACGCCCTGAaagccccccaagacccctcccaaccccaaggaaccccccccaagaccaccAAGACCCCATGAAAGCTCCACCAAGACCTCCCGAAACCCCCCCCAAGGCCCAAGAagaccccccaaaacaccccgaagaccccccaaaaaaaccccaaacacccccaagcccccccaaccccaaggaaccccccccaagaccaccCGAAATCCCCCCAAGGCCCAAGAAGACCCCCCGAAacacccccaaacaccccccaaaaaaaccccaaacacccccaagctccccccaaccccaaggaaccccccccaagaccaccAAGACCCCATGAAAGCTCCAGCAAGACCTCCCGAAACCCCCCCCAAGGCCCAAGAAGACCCCCCGAAACACCCCGAaggcccccccaaaaaaccccaaacacccccaagccccccccaaccccaaggaaccccccccaagaccaccCGAAATCCCCCCAAGGCCCAAGAGGACCCCCCGAAACACCCCAAAGAcgcccaaaaaaccccaaacacccccaagctccccccaaccccaaggaaccccccccaagaccaccCGAAATCCCCCCAAGGCCCAAGAAGACCCCCTGAaacaccccaaagacccccccaaaaaaccccaaacatccccaagccccccccaaccccaaggaaccccccccaagaccaccCGAAATCCCCCCAAGGCCCAAGAAGACCCCCTGAAACCCCCCCAAGACCATccccaaccccaaggaaccccACCAAGACCTCACGAAAGCTCCACCAAGACCCAAGAAAACGCCCTGAaagccccccaagacccctcccaaccccaaggaaccccccccaagaccaccAAGACCTCCCAAAACCCCCCAAGAAGACCCCCCGAaacaccccaaagacccccaaaaaaccccccaaacacccccaagctcccccccaaccccaaggaacccccccaagaCCTCATGAAAGCTCCACCAAGACCCAAGAAAACGCCCTGAaagccccccaagacccctcccaaCCCCAAGGAACCGCCCCCAAGACCACCAAGACCCCATGAAAGCTCCACCAAGACCTCCCGGAACCCCCCCCAAGGCCCAAGAAGACCCCCCGAAACACCCCgaagacccccccaaaaaaccccaaacacccccaagccccccccaaccccaaggaaccccccccaagaccaccCGAAATCCCCCCAAGGCCCAAGAAGACCCCCCGAaacaccccaaagacccccaaaaaaccccccaaacacccccaagcTCCTcccaaccccaaggaaccccccgCAAGACCACCCGAAATCCCCCCAAGGCCCAAGAAGACCCCCTGAAACCCCCCCAAGACCATccccaaccccaaggaacccccccaagaCCTCACGAAAGCTCCACCAAGACCCAAGAAAACGCCCTGAAAGTCCCCCAAGACCCCTCCCTCCCAAACCCCAAGGAAcgcccccatcccccccccccccccccaagacccccgaaccccccccccccgcccccacctgcTCGAGGGAGACGGGGTGCTTGATGTAGACGTTGCTCTGGATCTCCTTGGCCGGCAGGCGCTCCAGCTCCGTGTGGAACTCGGCCACCCGGTTCTGGGAGAGCAGGAAGAGCAGGTTCAACCCCAGCAGCTGGTGCTTGTAGGCCGATTCCGGCAGCTCCTCCctggcggggtggggtggggggggattaaaaaagggagttgggggggggttggCTAGCGGAAGAGGCAGGTGGCTAGTAGCCCTCCCCCTCGCTCACTTGTAGTCGAAGTAGTAGCACTTGAGCTGGGCCATGTAGCGCTCGAAGGAGGGGATGTCCTTCTTCAGGATGCTCCACTGCGCCCCGATCTCCAGGATGTCCCctggcgagggggggggggggggggtaaaattgaggtggggggggggtc of Larus michahellis unplaced genomic scaffold, bLarMic1.1 SCAFFOLD_393, whole genome shotgun sequence contains these proteins:
- the PSMD8 gene encoding 26S proteasome non-ATPase regulatory subunit 8; protein product: MAAAMAAAGLVVNGAEGAGGLKAAAGMYEQLKGEWSRKSPNLSKCGEALGRLKLALLELNFLPTTGTKLTKQQLILARDILEIGAQWSILKKDIPSFERYMAQLKCYYFDYKEELPESAYKHQLLGLNLLFLLSQNRVAEFHTELERLPAKEIQSNVYIKHPVSLEQYLMEGSYNKVFLAKGNIPAESYTFFIDILLDTIRDEIAGCIEKAYEKILFAEATRVLFFTTPKKMTDYAKKRGWVLGPNNYYGFSSRQQKAEDATIPSTELAKQVIEYARQLEMIV